From the Chitinophaga lutea genome, one window contains:
- a CDS encoding RagB/SusD family nutrient uptake outer membrane protein, giving the protein MKKYISIALLAGGSLFAGCSKFMDRKPVSDIAPDQFFNNEKELRVYLNSFYSAFPSAEGVYNEDIDNIVKSSMGDNITGKRTVPVTGGNWSWGELRKINFFLENYNRVMPEQQAAKFAAVAKFFRAYFYFDKVQRFGDVPWYSTTVQQKDEAALKKARDKRTLIVDSILADIDYAIAKIDNEVPSTEMVTKFTALALKSRICLFEGTFRKYHPEMNLPGWEALLQKSVEASEALIASGKYKIYTSTPSKAYLELFASIAPIKDEIILARNFSNELQVWHNVNYYTITSSYGKPGLEKQLVNSYLMADGSRFTDISRYDTITFYNETQNRDPRLSQTIRTPGYSRIGTTNKLPPDFGASVTGYQLIKFVTDLSFDSFNRSINSMPVFRYAEVLLNLAEAKAELGAITQADLDKTIKPLRDRVGMPNMNLAAANATPDPYLAAQYPNLSGANKGVILEIRRERRVELVMESYRWNDLMRWKEGKAMLRQFKGMYFPGIGQYDLDRNGKIDVHIYEGTKPSPAVSGVQYFKLGTEIDLENGAAGGNVIINRNITKVFDETRDYLQPIPIQERLLNPNLTQNPNWNDGL; this is encoded by the coding sequence ATGAAAAAGTATATTTCCATAGCATTACTCGCCGGAGGCAGCCTGTTCGCGGGTTGCAGCAAGTTCATGGACCGCAAGCCGGTTTCTGATATTGCACCCGACCAGTTTTTCAACAACGAAAAAGAGCTGAGGGTTTATCTCAATTCCTTCTACAGCGCCTTTCCCTCCGCGGAAGGGGTGTACAACGAGGATATCGACAACATCGTCAAATCCTCGATGGGCGACAACATCACCGGCAAGCGCACCGTTCCCGTGACGGGCGGCAACTGGAGCTGGGGAGAACTGCGCAAGATCAATTTTTTCCTCGAAAACTATAACCGGGTGATGCCTGAGCAGCAGGCCGCCAAATTTGCCGCGGTGGCGAAATTCTTCCGGGCTTATTTTTATTTCGATAAGGTGCAGCGCTTCGGGGACGTGCCCTGGTACAGCACCACCGTGCAGCAGAAAGACGAGGCCGCACTGAAGAAAGCCAGGGACAAACGGACGCTGATCGTGGATTCCATCCTGGCCGACATCGACTATGCCATCGCAAAAATCGACAACGAGGTACCCAGCACGGAAATGGTGACCAAATTCACCGCCCTTGCGTTAAAGAGCCGTATCTGCCTTTTCGAGGGCACTTTCCGGAAATACCATCCTGAAATGAACCTCCCCGGCTGGGAAGCGCTGCTGCAGAAATCCGTGGAAGCATCCGAAGCCCTGATCGCCAGCGGCAAATACAAGATTTACACTTCCACGCCTTCGAAAGCGTACCTCGAATTGTTCGCGTCCATCGCGCCGATCAAAGACGAGATCATCCTCGCCCGCAACTTCAGCAACGAACTGCAGGTATGGCATAACGTGAACTACTACACGATCACGTCTTCCTACGGCAAACCAGGCCTGGAAAAGCAACTGGTGAACAGTTACCTGATGGCAGACGGCAGCCGATTTACGGACATCAGCCGTTACGACACCATCACGTTCTACAACGAAACCCAGAACCGCGACCCGCGCCTTTCGCAGACCATCCGTACACCGGGTTATTCCCGCATCGGCACCACCAACAAACTGCCGCCGGACTTCGGGGCGAGCGTAACCGGTTACCAGCTGATCAAATTCGTGACCGACCTGTCTTTCGACTCCTTCAACCGTTCCATCAACTCCATGCCCGTGTTCAGGTACGCCGAGGTGCTGCTGAACCTGGCGGAAGCCAAAGCGGAACTGGGTGCGATCACACAGGCCGACCTGGATAAAACCATCAAGCCGCTCCGCGACCGCGTGGGCATGCCGAACATGAACCTGGCCGCCGCCAATGCCACCCCGGATCCATACCTGGCAGCGCAATACCCCAACCTCTCCGGCGCCAATAAAGGCGTTATCCTGGAAATCCGCCGCGAAAGAAGGGTTGAGCTGGTAATGGAAAGCTACCGCTGGAACGACCTGATGCGCTGGAAAGAAGGCAAAGCCATGCTCCGCCAGTTCAAAGGCATGTATTTCCCCGGTATCGGCCAGTACGACCTCGACCGCAACGGCAAAATCGACGTGCATATCTATGAAGGCACCAAACCTTCGCCCGCAGTAAGCGGCGTGCAGTACTTCAAGCTGGGCACCGAAATCGACCTGGAAAACGGCGCGGCCGGCGGTAATGTGATCATCAACCGCAACATCACCAAAGTGTTCGATGAAACACGGGATTATCTCCAACCTATTCCCATCCAGGAAAGGCTGCTGAACCCGAACCTCACACAGAACCCGAACTGGAACGATGGTTTATAA
- a CDS encoding S41 family peptidase yields MMHQLLGLTAGACMALGPISVQAQPETKLLRNPAVSEKHIAFMYAGDIWLANRDGSQPLRLTVHPGVEQDPYFSPDGKWIAFTGNYDGNTDVYMISVEGGDPQRLTWHPSRDVLRGWVDNDHILFASGALSPTGRTLQLFSVSTKGELPVVHAKIPEATQGAVSPDGKYTAYIKNPDPTEGATVYRPFKRYRGGYMPKIWIFNNSTHQIEEIPAANSNNIRPVWIGKSVYFLSDRNHTMNIFRYDTDSKQVTQVTKYKTDDVKTLTGDGKTLAFEQAATIHLLNPATAAVTDLQVSIRADIPSKRPRYEKIQNFERVNLSPTGVRLLVQGRGEIFSIPKEKGDVRNISSSPGTHEREPGWSPDGKWISYLSDKDGNYKLILRDQKAEKEPIEIELGKTVYYFGLTWSPDSKKIAFSDAHFNLYYVDVQTKKVVHVDTNSNGSIPSGNTNVFAPVWSPDSKWISYIKLQENSFDAVYLYSLESGKSTAVTDGMGDAGNPTFSADGKYLFFAGSTNSGMALSGLHMQTYGKQMAFNIYAVMLDKNTPTIFTPESDEETVKGAEPEKKKDTSKPAAAPATARIDVDGIQQRIIALPLPAGNYRALNGQVKDKLFYMMDGELKYYDLKERKNETFAKANMYIVSADAKKILLLSSGAYNIVPADRKPNPGDGKVDVSNVSVYIDPVAEWNQIFDEVYKIEKDFFYVKNMHGVDWDANKKKYAALLPHVSNRADLNYLLNEMMSEMVVGHNYVGMGDIPSGPNVATGMLGADFEMHQNRYRLSKIYSTLAWNPQLKAPLAVPGLNIKEGDYILAVNGRPLTAKENIHALLQHTVGRQIVLKVNSQPSESGAREVVVEPIDGPAEYELRKTDWIEGNRKKVDQLSNGKIAYVYMLNTGMEGYTSFNRYFYAQTDKQALLLDERFNGGGSVADYVIDILDREVLSYWGVRNGRSFTTPGNGIYGPKAMLINEYAGSGGDMMPWMFQQKKLGKLIGKRTMGILVGISGYPTLMDGGYVTSPSFGIYDTKGNWIIENEGTHADIDVEQTPADVIAGRDPQLERGVQVLLEELKTKSVKPVPKPADPVRIK; encoded by the coding sequence ATGATGCATCAATTATTAGGCCTTACCGCAGGCGCCTGCATGGCCCTCGGTCCTATATCCGTACAGGCCCAACCCGAAACTAAATTGCTGAGGAACCCGGCCGTGAGCGAAAAGCACATCGCTTTTATGTACGCCGGCGACATCTGGCTGGCGAACCGCGACGGCTCGCAGCCGCTGCGCCTCACCGTTCACCCGGGCGTCGAACAGGACCCGTATTTTTCGCCCGATGGGAAATGGATTGCTTTTACGGGCAACTACGACGGTAACACCGACGTTTATATGATCTCCGTGGAAGGCGGCGACCCGCAGCGCCTCACCTGGCACCCGTCCCGCGATGTGCTGAGAGGCTGGGTAGACAACGATCATATCCTCTTCGCCTCCGGCGCACTATCGCCCACCGGCCGCACCCTGCAGCTGTTCAGTGTCAGCACCAAAGGCGAATTGCCGGTGGTGCATGCGAAAATACCGGAAGCTACACAGGGCGCCGTTTCACCCGACGGAAAATACACCGCTTACATCAAGAACCCAGACCCCACGGAAGGAGCCACGGTGTACCGTCCCTTCAAACGCTACCGCGGCGGGTACATGCCCAAAATATGGATATTCAATAACAGCACCCACCAGATCGAAGAAATCCCCGCGGCCAACTCGAACAACATAAGACCGGTATGGATAGGGAAAAGCGTGTATTTCCTGAGCGACCGCAATCATACCATGAACATCTTCCGGTATGATACGGATAGCAAACAGGTAACGCAGGTCACGAAATATAAAACCGACGACGTGAAGACGCTTACCGGCGACGGTAAAACGCTGGCGTTCGAACAGGCGGCCACCATCCACCTGCTGAACCCGGCCACGGCCGCGGTAACGGACTTGCAGGTGAGCATCCGCGCGGACATTCCTTCCAAACGCCCGCGGTACGAAAAGATCCAGAATTTCGAGCGCGTCAACCTGTCGCCTACCGGCGTAAGGCTGCTGGTGCAGGGCAGGGGGGAAATCTTCTCCATCCCGAAAGAAAAAGGCGATGTGCGGAATATCTCCAGCTCGCCGGGCACACACGAAAGGGAACCGGGATGGTCGCCCGACGGGAAATGGATCTCTTACCTGTCCGATAAAGATGGTAACTATAAACTGATCCTCCGCGATCAGAAAGCGGAAAAGGAGCCCATCGAAATCGAACTGGGTAAAACGGTGTATTACTTCGGCCTCACCTGGTCGCCGGACAGCAAAAAGATCGCTTTCAGCGATGCGCATTTCAACCTGTATTACGTCGACGTACAAACGAAGAAAGTCGTGCACGTCGACACCAACAGCAACGGGTCGATTCCTTCCGGCAACACCAACGTGTTCGCACCGGTATGGTCGCCGGATTCCAAATGGATATCCTACATCAAACTCCAGGAGAACAGCTTCGACGCCGTGTATCTCTATAGCCTGGAAAGCGGCAAAAGCACGGCCGTGACGGACGGGATGGGCGATGCCGGCAATCCCACTTTCAGCGCGGACGGCAAATACCTCTTCTTCGCAGGCAGCACCAACAGCGGCATGGCGCTCAGCGGCCTGCACATGCAGACCTACGGGAAGCAGATGGCGTTCAACATCTACGCCGTGATGCTGGATAAAAACACCCCCACGATCTTCACACCGGAAAGCGATGAAGAAACGGTGAAAGGCGCGGAACCGGAAAAGAAAAAAGACACCAGCAAGCCGGCTGCGGCCCCTGCCACCGCACGGATCGACGTAGACGGCATCCAGCAGCGCATCATCGCCCTGCCGTTGCCCGCGGGTAACTACCGCGCGCTGAACGGCCAGGTGAAAGACAAACTGTTTTACATGATGGACGGCGAACTAAAGTATTATGACCTGAAAGAACGTAAAAATGAAACCTTCGCCAAAGCCAACATGTATATCGTAAGCGCGGATGCGAAGAAAATACTGCTCCTGTCGTCCGGCGCCTACAACATTGTGCCCGCAGACCGCAAGCCGAACCCCGGCGACGGCAAAGTGGACGTATCCAACGTGAGTGTGTACATCGATCCGGTGGCCGAGTGGAACCAGATTTTCGATGAAGTGTACAAGATCGAAAAGGATTTCTTCTACGTGAAAAACATGCACGGGGTAGACTGGGATGCGAACAAAAAGAAATATGCCGCGTTGCTGCCGCACGTGAGCAATCGTGCCGATCTGAACTACCTGCTCAACGAGATGATGAGTGAAATGGTAGTGGGCCACAACTATGTGGGCATGGGCGATATCCCTTCCGGCCCGAACGTGGCCACCGGTATGCTGGGTGCCGACTTTGAGATGCACCAGAACCGCTACCGCCTCTCGAAAATCTACAGCACGCTGGCCTGGAACCCGCAGCTGAAAGCGCCGCTGGCCGTACCCGGACTGAACATCAAAGAAGGTGATTACATCCTGGCTGTGAACGGCCGCCCCCTCACGGCGAAGGAGAATATTCATGCCCTGCTGCAGCATACCGTAGGCCGCCAGATCGTGCTGAAAGTCAACAGCCAGCCTTCCGAATCGGGCGCCCGCGAAGTAGTGGTGGAGCCGATCGATGGCCCCGCAGAATACGAACTGCGTAAAACCGACTGGATTGAAGGTAACCGTAAAAAAGTAGACCAGCTCAGCAACGGCAAAATCGCTTACGTGTACATGCTGAATACGGGCATGGAAGGGTATACCTCCTTCAACCGCTACTTCTACGCACAAACCGACAAACAGGCCCTGCTGCTCGATGAGCGTTTTAACGGCGGCGGTTCCGTGGCGGATTATGTGATCGACATCCTCGACCGTGAAGTGCTCAGCTACTGGGGCGTGCGCAACGGCCGCAGCTTCACTACGCCCGGCAACGGCATCTATGGTCCCAAAGCCATGCTCATCAACGAATACGCAGGTTCCGGCGGCGATATGATGCCCTGGATGTTTCAGCAGAAGAAACTGGGCAAGCTGATCGGCAAACGCACCATGGGCATCCTGGTGGGCATCAGCGGCTATCCCACGTTGATGGACGGCGGTTATGTGACTTCCCCGAGCTTCGGTATTTACGATACGAAAGGTAACTGGATCATCGAGAATGAAGGCACGCATGCCGACATAGATGTGGAGCAAACGCCCGCAGACGTCATCGCCGGCCGCGACCCGCAGCTGGAAAGAGGGGTGCAGGTACTGCTGGAAGAACTGAAAACGAAAAGTGTGAAACCGGTGCCGAAACCGGCTGATCCCGTAAGAATAAAATAG